ACACCAACCCTTGGACTCAGTTCAAGAACAACGATCTGGCGGTCGCGCGGCTTCAGTTCCCGCGAGCGTCGAAGTCCGACATCGCCGATTTCAACTACCTCGCCCTTCCCTACGCGGCGCTGCTGACCTCAACGCCACCGCGAGCCAGCGAAATTGTCTTCGCCGGCTTTCCGATGGCCTATGGCGCCACGCCGCCGATCAGTTCTTTAATTGTTCGCGGGCACATCGCTTCGCGCGAGCTTAAATCCAAAGGTGACTGGGGCGTCGTTCCGATCATCTATGCCACTCCGACCGTCGCTTCGGGAACCAGCGGCAGCCCCGTCTTCAGCTTCATGCAGTCGCCCGACGAGATCGCGATCGTTGGTATGTACATCGCCGTTGCCGTCGATGAGACGGGAGCGAAGTTGGCGAAGCTGGTGCCGGCTCGGCTGATCCGCGAAGCGATCGATGCGGCGTCGAAAGCTCCAGCCGGGCAGGACGCTGAAAAAGAATCCGACGAAGAGTCGTCCGAAGCCGCCGAACCGCAGGAAGCAGCACTCCAAGCGGAATAGCCGCTAACCGACTGCGTGCCCAACAACCTGTCCTTCGGCGGACCGCGTTAACCGGACGGCTGGAGTGACCGGGTCGTGCGAAAACAACAGCAATCGATCGTGCTGGATGACGTTATCGAACAAGCTCGCTTTCAGCCGCCGAACCGTCAACGGAAACTGATCGTACGAAAGTGTCCAAAAGGTCGGCAGATGAGCCGCCGTCGGACAGATATCTCCCGCGAAGATCGCCGACGCTTCTCCCGATTGCAGCGCGATCGATTGATGCCCGCGCGTATGACCTCCGGTCAGCGTGACCGTCACGCCGGGAACGATCTCCGCCGTGCCGTCGACCCGTTCGACCAACCCAGCATCGGCTAAAGGGATAGTGTCGTCGGCGAAATACGAACCAACCAATTCGGGAATGTCCCCCGTCGCGTCGGCCCATTCGGTCTGCTGGACGATATGTCGGGCGCGGCGAAAGACTGGCTCCAATCGACCGCTGGCATCGCGAGCGACACAGCCGCCGACATGATCGAAATGCAGGTGCGAGAGGATCACCCAATCGATTTGGTCGGGCACGATGCCATGTTCGGCGAGATTCCGCACCAGCGGCATCCCATCCTCCATGCTCATCCGCTGACGAATCTTCGCCGCCGCCTTGCCCCCATATCCGCTTTCGATGATACCCAGCGAAGTCGGCGTCCGCACGACGAAGCAGTTCGTTTCCACCAGCACCCGGTGTTGCGAGTCGGGCTCGGCAAACCGCTGCCACATCATCCGCGGCACCATGCCAAACATGCTTCCACCATCGATCCACAATCGCCCGCCGCTGACCGGCAATAATTGTAGCTCTCCAACGGGAATCCACGAACGTTTCATTCAGTTCACCTTAGCCGACGAACCCTATTCAGACGGTCCGCTCGAAATCACAAATTGCTTCATTTCAAATCTCTCGGTCGACAAGCATCGCCACCGCGTTGCCCCCTCCCAAGCAGAGCGCTGCAACGCCCAGTCGTTTCCCGTGACGCTGCATCGCCCCCAACAATGTCACAAGCACCCGCGTGCCGCTTGCACCGATCGGATGCCCCAACGCGATCGCTCCGCCGTGAATGTTGACACGGCAGGAAGGAATGTCAAGCTGATCGATACAGGCAATCATCTGCACGGCAAAAGCTTCATTGATCTCGAACAGATCGATGTCCTGTAGCGAATGTCCCGCCTTGCGAACAACTTCCCGAATCGCAGCGACCGGCGCGGTAAAGAGATCTTCGGGAGCACCTCCAGAAGTCGCTGTCGCCACGATCCGGCACAACGGTCGAATGCCGCTGCGCCGCACGACCGAGGAATCTGCCAGCACAACCACCGCTGCGCCGTCGCTGATCATCGAAGCGTTCCCGGCAGTCACGGTTCCGCTGTTGCCGAACACCGGCCTCAGTTCCGCCAGCTGCTCCAACGTCGTCTCGCGCCGCGGACCGGAGTCGCATGAAATTTCTGCCGTGCCCGATTTGGACGTCACCGCAACCGGAACGATCTCCTCTGCAAAGGCACCATCATCGATCGCCTCGATCGCGCGACGATGACTCTGCAAAGCAAAGCGGTCTTGCGCCTCGCGGGAGACGTTGGCGAGAGTGGCCAAATGGTCGGCGATCGTCCCCATCGAATCGCCTGTCATAGCGCACGTCAAACCATCGTGCTGCATCCCGTCGGTCAACTGTTGATCTCCCAACACCCGCTGCCCACGTTGCAACAGCCAACCGCTGCGACTCATGTTCTCCATCCCTCCCGCGACGACGAGCTTCGCATCGCCGGCCCGGATCGCTTGGTCGGCCAGCATCACCGCTTTAAGGCCCGACCCGCAGACTTTATTAACAGTGCAAGCGGCAACCGTCGTGGGCAGCCCCACTCGCAGCGCCGCCTGACGCGCCGGTGCTTGCCCAACGCCCGCCGACAAAACGTGTCCGAGAATCACTTCGTCGAACTCTGTGGCCAACAATCCCGTTCGCCGGATCGCTTCGCGAATCGCGACCGCTGCCAACTCGGGAGCCGCGATCGAAGCAAAGTCTCCTTGAAAACGACCAATTGGCGTGCGACACGCCGACAAAATGTAAGCTGTCGACATCGAATGACCTTTCGCAAGAACGTCCCAGGTTTCATTGTATTTTAGGCGATTTCGAGATCTCCCCGGAGGAATATTCCCGAAGATTTTCATCGCACCGTCCCCATCACATTCCCTAGAATGAAGAAGTACACGCGGACGGGAGTTCACAAATGAGTACTGCTCAATTGCCAGTTGCTCCGCCGACACCGTGGGTCGACGGGCTAACGATCGGACAAGTGTTGCGAGAAACCGCGAGGCAATACCCGGATGCCGACGCGTTTGTCTTCTGCGGGCCGGACGTCCGGGTCAGCTGGTCCGAATTGGACCGGGAGGTCGATCTAGTCGCCCGCGCCCTGCTGGCACTGGGCTTTGTCCCCGGCGACCACTTCGGAGTCTGGGCGACCAACGTTCCCGAGTGGGTTCTGCTGCAGTTCGCCACCGCTCGAATTGGCGTCGTGTTGGTCAACATCAATCCATCCTACCGGGCGGGCGAACTGAAATTTGTGCTCCAACAAGCCGATGTCCGCGGCTTGGCGTTGATCGATCATTATAAGACGACTCATTTTCAGGAAACGCTGCTCGAGGCCGCTCCCGATCTCGCCCCATCGACGCCCGGACATCTGCACAGCCAAACGTTCCCGCGTCTGCGGTGGATCGTCGAAATGCGCGGTCGCCAACCATCGTTTGGATTGTCGTGGAACGATCTCATGTCGGGTGCCGTCTCGGTCCCGCAAGCCTGTGTCGACGAAGTTGCCGAGCGTTTGGATCCGAACCGTGCGATCAACATCCAGTTCACTTCGGGCACGACCGGGCATCCCAAAGGGGCGACGCTGTCGCATCGAAACGTACTGCTTAACGCCTTCTACGCCGGCCAATCGCAGCGGTTGGGCCCCGACGACCGCGTCTGCCTGCCAGTGCCGCTGTACCATTGTTTCGGATGTGTCCTAGGGACGATGTGCTGCATCGTGCACGGATCGGCAATGATCTTTCCGTCGGAGTGTTTTCATGCCGGAGAGACGTTGGCGGCGATCGAGGCGCAGCGTTGCACAGCGATCTATGGCGTGCCGACGATGTTTATAGCTCAACTGGAAAATCCAGTATTCTCCAAACACGATCTCTCTTCGTTGCGGACCGGGATCATGGCGGGCAGCCCCTGTCCGATCGAACTGATGCGGCGCGTCACGCAGGACATGGGAGCCAGCGAGATCACGATCGGATACGGTCAAACCGAAGCCTCGCCGTTGATCACGCAAACTCGAACCGACGACCCGATCGAATTGCGAGTCGGCACGGTCGGGCGGACACTGCCAGGATTTGAGGCCAAGATAGTCGATCCCGATACCGGCGCCGAACTTGGCGATGGGCAACAGGGCGAATTCTGTGGCCGCGGCCACGGAGTGATGATCGGTTATTACCACCAGCCCGACAAAACCGCCGCCGCGATCGATCGCGATGGCTGGCTGCACACCGGCGATCTCGGCATGCGACAACCCAATGGCTACTACCGAATCACCGGCCGTTTAAACGACATGATCATTCGCGGCGGCGAAAACATCTATCCCCGCGAGATCGAAGAGCGGCTGTACGAACACCCGGCGGTGGAAGACGTGCAAATCGTCGGCGTTCCCGACCACCGCTTCGGCGAAGAGATCCTCGCCTGGATCAAGTTCAAACGCGACCAACAGGCAACCGAAACGGAGCTCCGCGATTTTTGTCGCCTCAGCCTGGCTCATTTCAAAGTCCCGCGGTACTGGAAGTTTGTCGATGCGTTCCCGACCACGGTCACCGGCAAGATCCAGAAGTTTAAGATCCGCGAACAAGCGATCGAGGAACTGGGCCTGCAAGACGAAGCGAATATCGAAACCGCATAGTCGCCCAGAAAATTCGCGTGGCACGCGGGCGATAGCGGGCGACCTAGAGATTCGTCATGTCGCGGCTTCCGTGAATCACCCGCGAGACCTCGATGCCATCCTCCCTCGCACGGAAGAACACAACATACTGCCCAACGCTATAAGACCGGCACCCTGCAACACCGAAACCTTGGCGATCCTCTCCTACACCCGGTTGGTTCGCAAGCATTTCACACGTCTTAAGAATCTCCAACAGCCATCGGTTTGTCCCGTGCAATGTAGTCCACAATTGCTTCGAGATCGTCATCCGCTTCAGGTGCGAAAATGACTTGGGGCACTAGCGCTCTCCGCGTTCGATTTCCGCGATTCGTTTCTCAGCTCTTGTATACACTTGATCCGCTGGCACCCCTTCGCCCGCATCAAGACTTGCAAACCCCTTGGCAACTTCGTCACGAAGGGTCTCGCGAGCCTGAAGCAGACGCAAGCCTTCGGCAACCACATCTTGTTCACTCAAAAACCGACGCCCAGCAACCATCCGCTGAACGAATGGCACCATGTCTTGTGGAATGCCTGTACTCATCTCGTTGTTCCCGCTCGATTCCGGATTGTCGTCGGTCGCCCAACATGGTTTTATCGCTAGACGCAGGTTTCACAATGGAAACTCTACCCCAATATACTTCGCTTGCTTCCCTGGCGTCCACTGACAACTCAATCCCGCCAGGGTGATTCAGTGTGTCAATTTGAGGTATCAGCCGGCACGCGCTAGCGTCCGGTTCTCCTGTGAAACCGGACGCTAGCGCGTGCCGACTAATTTGCCTAAGCACAAACACTAAATAGCCCTGGAGTCTCAGCTTCTTCTCATCGGCAATCAATATGCAATCTGGTAGACTAGTGGAACCGGAGGACAGTCCATGACCGTAGAACAAGTGATCAACGACCTAGCAGCTTTGCCGCCAAGCGACCAACTTCGAATCGTACAGGCGATTTGGGACCAATTGCCCCGCGATGTGGGGACGGAATTATCCGAAGCCCAACAAGCGGAGCTAAATCGTCGCTGGTCGGAATACCAAACAGATCCTTCGTCCGCTTTGACAGAAGACGAATTTCGCGAGCAAATTCGCGAGGCACGCGGGCGATGAACGCGAAGCTCACCCGCGACACGCTGGCGGATTTGCTGCGAGGCATTGAATGGTTCGACAAGATATCGCTCGGATTGGGGGATCAATTTGAATTGGAGTTCTTCCGAGCACTTGAGCGCGTCAAGAAAGCTCCAAACTTGTTCCCACCGAATCAAACCGGTTACCGACCTTGTCGGCTGAAGCGATTTACCGCGGTACTTTACTTTCGAATTGCCGACAATCTGATCGTCGTCGTTGGGCTGTTTACGAGTGGCGAAAACGAATCCGTCCTTCAGCATCGCGGATAATGCAAGCAGACTAACTGACGCTGATTTCATCGGTAGCTTCAAGAGCGATGATCAACCTGGCGTGCCGTTGTTGCAAGCGATGGCAGCCAGTGCCGAATCGATGTCGCCGTTGGTCCGTGGTCTACCCATTCGCCGCAAGCTTCAGCAGGTCGTCGTCATTGCAACGCATCGCTCGCTGCAATCCTTCGATGCGGCGATGTGAATCAGCGAAACACCATCGTGCGACGGCGTCGTGCGTGTGATCGTTGGCGACAAGATCGCTGTCCCATCGGCTCAGCGTCGACGCCGCGGCGAACAACTCCATCGCCATCCATGCGATTCGCTCCAACACCAACTGGCGTTCGAGCACCTCTTCGCGATGCGTGACCAACGTCTTTTGCACCGTCGCCCCAAAGCGGCGGATCTGTTTTCCCAGCTGCTTTCCGTACCGTCGCAGTTCCGGCGATCGCAGCGGGACCACGGGAGAACAACACCGCAAGCGAGCTCCATCGGTTGCAAACCGGCACACCAACCCGGCGTGGCGCAACGGATGTTTCCACGCCGACGCGACAGCTTGCATCTGCAAGCCCGGTCCTCGCATTCCCGTCAACGCGATAAACGACATCAGCACTTCGTTAGCTCCTTCGCCGATCTGATTGATGCGATGGTCGCGGAGCATCCGTTCCAGAGGCTGATCGGTGAAGTAGGCAGCCCCGCCGTGAATTTGAAACGCGTCGTTGACGATCGTCCACAACCGCTCGGTGCTCCAGACTTTCAAAATCGCCGTCTCCAGCATGTAGTCTTCCAAACCGCGATCGATCAGCCCCGCCGTGACCGTGGTCATCGCTTCCATCGCATAGGTCCACGCCGCCATCCGGACCAGCTTCTGTTGCATCAGTTCGAACTCCG
Above is a genomic segment from Rosistilla ulvae containing:
- a CDS encoding S1 family peptidase, with product MKSHALMLLLACSLFACDLAGEEAQEPKHWDKVVAIQTKQKTTNKHATAFFIRKGDSYFMVTANHAADETKGDTRILYVREDGDSRWMQLRGIVPADTNPWTQFKNNDLAVARLQFPRASKSDIADFNYLALPYAALLTSTPPRASEIVFAGFPMAYGATPPISSLIVRGHIASRELKSKGDWGVVPIIYATPTVASGTSGSPVFSFMQSPDEIAIVGMYIAVAVDETGAKLAKLVPARLIREAIDAASKAPAGQDAEKESDEESSEAAEPQEAALQAE
- a CDS encoding MBL fold metallo-hydrolase → MKRSWIPVGELQLLPVSGGRLWIDGGSMFGMVPRMMWQRFAEPDSQHRVLVETNCFVVRTPTSLGIIESGYGGKAAAKIRQRMSMEDGMPLVRNLAEHGIVPDQIDWVILSHLHFDHVGGCVARDASGRLEPVFRRARHIVQQTEWADATGDIPELVGSYFADDTIPLADAGLVERVDGTAEIVPGVTVTLTGGHTRGHQSIALQSGEASAIFAGDICPTAAHLPTFWTLSYDQFPLTVRRLKASLFDNVIQHDRLLLFSHDPVTPAVRLTRSAEGQVVGHAVG
- a CDS encoding thiolase family protein; the protein is MSTAYILSACRTPIGRFQGDFASIAAPELAAVAIREAIRRTGLLATEFDEVILGHVLSAGVGQAPARQAALRVGLPTTVAACTVNKVCGSGLKAVMLADQAIRAGDAKLVVAGGMENMSRSGWLLQRGQRVLGDQQLTDGMQHDGLTCAMTGDSMGTIADHLATLANVSREAQDRFALQSHRRAIEAIDDGAFAEEIVPVAVTSKSGTAEISCDSGPRRETTLEQLAELRPVFGNSGTVTAGNASMISDGAAVVVLADSSVVRRSGIRPLCRIVATATSGGAPEDLFTAPVAAIREVVRKAGHSLQDIDLFEINEAFAVQMIACIDQLDIPSCRVNIHGGAIALGHPIGASGTRVLVTLLGAMQRHGKRLGVAALCLGGGNAVAMLVDREI
- a CDS encoding AMP-binding protein; this translates as MSTAQLPVAPPTPWVDGLTIGQVLRETARQYPDADAFVFCGPDVRVSWSELDREVDLVARALLALGFVPGDHFGVWATNVPEWVLLQFATARIGVVLVNINPSYRAGELKFVLQQADVRGLALIDHYKTTHFQETLLEAAPDLAPSTPGHLHSQTFPRLRWIVEMRGRQPSFGLSWNDLMSGAVSVPQACVDEVAERLDPNRAINIQFTSGTTGHPKGATLSHRNVLLNAFYAGQSQRLGPDDRVCLPVPLYHCFGCVLGTMCCIVHGSAMIFPSECFHAGETLAAIEAQRCTAIYGVPTMFIAQLENPVFSKHDLSSLRTGIMAGSPCPIELMRRVTQDMGASEITIGYGQTEASPLITQTRTDDPIELRVGTVGRTLPGFEAKIVDPDTGAELGDGQQGEFCGRGHGVMIGYYHQPDKTAAAIDRDGWLHTGDLGMRQPNGYYRITGRLNDMIIRGGENIYPREIEERLYEHPAVEDVQIVGVPDHRFGEEILAWIKFKRDQQATETELRDFCRLSLAHFKVPRYWKFVDAFPTTVTGKIQKFKIREQAIEELGLQDEANIETA
- a CDS encoding type II toxin-antitoxin system RelE/ParE family toxin, which gives rise to MTISKQLWTTLHGTNRWLLEILKTCEMLANQPGVGEDRQGFGVAGCRSYSVGQYVVFFRAREDGIEVSRVIHGSRDMTNL
- a CDS encoding ribbon-helix-helix domain-containing protein gives rise to the protein MSTGIPQDMVPFVQRMVAGRRFLSEQDVVAEGLRLLQARETLRDEVAKGFASLDAGEGVPADQVYTRAEKRIAEIERGER
- a CDS encoding addiction module protein, whose amino-acid sequence is MTVEQVINDLAALPPSDQLRIVQAIWDQLPRDVGTELSEAQQAELNRRWSEYQTDPSSALTEDEFREQIREARGR
- a CDS encoding type II toxin-antitoxin system RelE/ParE family toxin, giving the protein MNAKLTRDTLADLLRGIEWFDKISLGLGDQFELEFFRALERVKKAPNLFPPNQTGYRPCRLKRFTAVLYFRIADNLIVVVGLFTSGENESVLQHRG